TCTTTGGTAGGTGCATCAATGAAAAGAACATCAAATAATAATTCACCAAAAGGCGCCGTCCATAACCCACGGCCACTTACAGACATAGCGCCAAAGGTATCTCCGTGATAGCCATTTTTAAAGGCCAGAATTTTATTCTTACGGACACCTTGATTGTGGCCATATTGAATGCACATTTTCAAAGCTACTTCTACCGCTGTGGAACCATTATCTGTGTAAAATACCTTTTCCTGATTATCGGGTAGCAGATTTAATAGTCTTTCAGATAATTCAATAGCCACGGGATGTGTGAATCCGGCAAAGATTACCTGTTCTAATGTGTTTAGTTGTTCGGCAACCTTTTTTGCAATATACGGATGCGCATGGCCATGTAGCGTTACCCACCAGGAAGATACCGCATCAATGTAACGTTTACCGTTAGCATCAAAAATGTAAGCCCCTTCTCCCCGAATAATCGGAATATGCCGGGCTGTTTTCATTTGGGTATAAGGGTGCCAGTTGACTTTTCTATCGCGTTCTATCAATTCGCTTTGCATGCACTTTCTTTTTCTTTTACAAGAGGTTTTAGTCCTAGATTTTTAAGCATCTGCATATCTTCGGATACGCCCGGATTTGGTGTAACCAATAAAGTCTGTCTTTCTCCGGTAAAGATAGAATTAGCTCCGGCCATAAAACACCATGCCTGTTCGGTTTCACTCATTTCAATACGTCCTGCGCTTAAACGAACCATAGAAGCAGGCATTACAATACGGGCAGTAGCAATCATGCGTACCATATCCCAGATATCAACTTTCGGATTGTTTTCTAAAGGTGTTCCTTTTACTCGCGCCAATGCATTGATGGGAACCGATTCGGGATGTTTTTCCATATTGGCCAGGGTACGTAACATGGAAATCCGGTCTTCATTAGTTTCGCCTAAACCTATAATACCACCAGAACAAACAGTAATTCCCGCTTTTCTGACATTATTTATGGTGTTGATACGATTATCGAATTGACGGGTAGATATAATTTCATCATAATATTCTTCAGAAGTGTCCAGATTATGGTTATAGGCATATAAGCCGGCGTCCTGTAAACGTTGTGCCTGGTTTTCGGTTAGCATCCCTAAAGTGCAGCATACTTCCAAACCCAAATCATTTACACCTTTTACCATATCGATAATTCTATCAAAATCGCTATTGTCGCGGACTTCCCGCCATGCTGCTGCCATGCAGAAGCGTGATGAACCATTATCTTTTGCTTTTTGCGCATGAGCAATTACTGTTTCTGTTGGTAATAATGCCTGAACTTTTATATCTGTATGGTATCTGGCCGCCTGTCCGCAATAAGAGCAATCTTCGGGACAGCCACCGGTTTTTACCGACAGTAAAGTAGAAATTTGAACTTCGTCTGCCTTATGCCATTCACGATGAACGGTCGCCGCTTCATAAACGAGTTCTATTAAGGGCTTGTTGTAAATTTCTAAAAGTTCTTCTTTTGTCCAATTGTGACGTAATGTTTTTGTGTTTTCCATTGTCTTTTCTATAATGAAAGTGTTGTACAGATTTTTTTGATATCGGCTTTGTTGAGTTTGTTGAACTCGGGCAAGTGGATAATTTTTGTATGTTGATTAATGTTTTTAAGGATAATCCGTTCAGAATCCGGATTGAATTTCCCGTTAAGAACCATATAATCTATTTTGATCTGCCTTTGTCGCAAGGCCTGAATAGATAAAAGGGTATGATTAATGCATCCCAAATAATCCCGGGATACCAAAACTGTGGGAATGCTTAATTTTTCTATCAGATCAATAACGAAAAACTGCTCATTTAGAGGAACAAACAGTCCGCCCGCTCCTTCAATGATTAAATGATTGTTAGTCTGTGGCAATGCAAAATCATCTAACTCAATCTCTATATTTTCCATTCTGGCAGATTGATGTGGTGATGCCGCTACTTTTAATCGATAATTTTCTTTATGGATCTTAAGATGTTCATCTATCAAAGCTCGTATGATCATACTGTCGCTCTGATGCAAATCGCCAGATTGGACAGGTTTCCAGTAATCTGCCTGAAAGTATTGTGTAAAAACAGCCGAAATAATCGTCTTTCCAACACCTGTTCCAATTCCGGTTACAAATAGCTTTTTATACATATTGATGTTGTTTGATGATACGACAAAGCCTGTCTATTTCTGCAAATGAATTAAACTGATGCAGACAAATCCGTAGTCTTTCCAATCCCGGTTTCACGGTAGGGGCAAATACTGAATAGGTTTCGATGTCTATTGCTGAAAGAGCAGTAACCGCCTGTCGCAGTTTTGTTGATGAAGGAAACTGAACAATTTGTATAGGGCTTTTCTCCTGAGATATGGAATGAACCTGATGTGACCTGAAATATTCAATGTTTTTCTGTAATCTTATCGCCAAATCGGGATGTTCATCCATGTATTTGTAGGAAGCTCGTATGCTTAAACTCTGAAAATCTGATGCTGCAGTAGAGTAGATAAACGGAGAAGCGAAATTGATCAGATATTCTTTTAGTACCCGGCTTCCCAAAACTGCAGCACCATTCAATCCCATGGCTTTTCCGTAGGTAGCGATAGTCGCAAATACCTTGTTTTGCAGTTGGTTTTGATAAACCAGACCTTTTCCAAAAACACCCAAAGCATGTGCTTCATCTACAATAAGATTGGCCTGATATCTAAATGCAAGTTCCGCGATATCTTCTAAGGGTGCAAAATCGCCGTCCATAGAATACAGGCTTTCTATGGCGATTAAGGTATTTCCTTTCATCTTTTTGAGGAGAGACTCCAGATGATCTAAATCGTTATGTTTAAATTTCCATTTTGTTGCATTAGAAAGCAAGCAGCCGTCGTGAACAGAACGGTGAACATACTCGTCAACTAAAATAGTATCGTTTCTTTGGGCAATACAAGAGAATAGCGCCAGATTAGCTTTATAGCCAGATGGAAATAATAAAGCGCTTTTGTTACCGTGGTTTTCGGCTAAAAAGCTTTCCACCTGCATGGTAGTTTCCGTATTTCCACTAATTAATCTTGATCCGGTTGACCCCATTAGCGATTTGGGATTTTCCAGAGCTGTTTTCAGGATTTGCTGTTGAAAAGTTTGGTCGCGGGTCAATCCTAAATAATCATTAGAACAGAAATCGATAGATGCTTTGCCGATTTTTAATTTCCGCAAAATCCCTTCGCTTTCACGTTGTTCAAGTCGGTTAAGCAATTGTGCTTGTAGCGTTAACATAAGCTAAAACCTCTTTTGAAATGGCCGAAAACCAATTGGAAAATAATTGTTGCTCGATTTTCTGCATGTGGGAAGCATGTTGTTTCCAGTTACAATCAAATCGTTCTAATTGTGTTATCATTTCTTCCAAATGCCCTTCTTCTTCTAAAATGATAGATTTTACCATCACTTTTGAATGCTGTCTGGTTAAAACTTCCTGATATTGTGGATACAGCTCATCCGCTCGAACTTCTATAGCATAAGTGACAAAAAGGTATGAAGCATATTTTAGTTCGTTCCCACTCAGTGCA
This genomic interval from Pseudopedobacter saltans DSM 12145 contains the following:
- a CDS encoding aminotransferase class I/II-fold pyridoxal phosphate-dependent enzyme, which encodes MLTLQAQLLNRLEQRESEGILRKLKIGKASIDFCSNDYLGLTRDQTFQQQILKTALENPKSLMGSTGSRLISGNTETTMQVESFLAENHGNKSALLFPSGYKANLALFSCIAQRNDTILVDEYVHRSVHDGCLLSNATKWKFKHNDLDHLESLLKKMKGNTLIAIESLYSMDGDFAPLEDIAELAFRYQANLIVDEAHALGVFGKGLVYQNQLQNKVFATIATYGKAMGLNGAAVLGSRVLKEYLINFASPFIYSTAASDFQSLSIRASYKYMDEHPDLAIRLQKNIEYFRSHQVHSISQEKSPIQIVQFPSSTKLRQAVTALSAIDIETYSVFAPTVKPGLERLRICLHQFNSFAEIDRLCRIIKQHQYV
- the bioD gene encoding dethiobiotin synthase, with amino-acid sequence MYKKLFVTGIGTGVGKTIISAVFTQYFQADYWKPVQSGDLHQSDSMIIRALIDEHLKIHKENYRLKVAASPHQSARMENIEIELDDFALPQTNNHLIIEGAGGLFVPLNEQFFVIDLIEKLSIPTVLVSRDYLGCINHTLLSIQALRQRQIKIDYMVLNGKFNPDSERIILKNINQHTKIIHLPEFNKLNKADIKKICTTLSL
- the bioB gene encoding biotin synthase BioB, which gives rise to MENTKTLRHNWTKEELLEIYNKPLIELVYEAATVHREWHKADEVQISTLLSVKTGGCPEDCSYCGQAARYHTDIKVQALLPTETVIAHAQKAKDNGSSRFCMAAAWREVRDNSDFDRIIDMVKGVNDLGLEVCCTLGMLTENQAQRLQDAGLYAYNHNLDTSEEYYDEIISTRQFDNRINTINNVRKAGITVCSGGIIGLGETNEDRISMLRTLANMEKHPESVPINALARVKGTPLENNPKVDIWDMVRMIATARIVMPASMVRLSAGRIEMSETEQAWCFMAGANSIFTGERQTLLVTPNPGVSEDMQMLKNLGLKPLVKEKESACKAN